One window of the Chryseobacterium camelliae genome contains the following:
- a CDS encoding TonB-dependent receptor, producing MKLIYGLLLVCFGLVFINAQKTYSVEGTVKDLHDKTPLANAEIILGKYSSKTDGKGKFSFGDIPAGTYTLLAKHPDCHDYTENVTVNGNLQLAITLEHHIGEIETVTVHGSHKNNGSMVVKTLDKTDISRNITENLGNMLTNISGVNALKTGNNISKPIIHGLYGSRVSIINDGVRLAEQEWGVEHAPNVDVNNFEHIDVIKGASALKYGSGAVGGVVVLQPQILPRKDTLIGAVSLSGISNGRGAGLNVKLAKTWKDGWAVKTNGSFKKLGDLQTADYGLMNTGVQNYGFNFGVQKMNFDKGFSFDYYLTDNSIGILRSSHVGSAEDLYEALSSKLPIYRRDFSYDIDNPRQEIEHHIAKISAYQRFGDFGKLTATYSFQYNHRKEYDIRRTEALSKKPGLDLELITNDLNINHLIEREKWSLETGIDAGYQNNYSNPQTEARRLIPNYDRYYAGIYSVYKYKVLPKLEVELGGRYDFDRYDVTKWYDLSDWNKLYANDYKDFVVRINQNRILTRPQLNYNNISANAGIVYRPADNFSLKFNYARVARSPNIAELFADGLHHSAAIIEKGDMRMKNEVGDQFNLIADARINLLQGLNISVNPYFFHTKNFINQIPTGYQNTQWGGDFVVYSYQQIDAKMYGIDVDAQLKISDHFTYKGNASYVYGQDLTHQVPLILMMPPNINNTLEYHNEKWKNFYVNVSNNTLLRQTRFPVYNILITRYDSEGNSFKQSVDISTPPDGYSLWNLQAGVNLSKNFGIDFSIRNVFNKTYRDYLNRLRFFSDEMGRNFILTLKYQF from the coding sequence ATGAAACTGATATACGGTTTATTGCTGGTCTGCTTCGGACTGGTATTCATAAACGCACAAAAAACATACAGTGTGGAGGGGACGGTCAAAGATCTGCATGATAAGACTCCTCTTGCTAACGCTGAAATCATCCTCGGTAAGTACAGCTCGAAAACCGATGGTAAAGGAAAGTTTTCGTTTGGAGACATTCCTGCCGGGACCTATACTTTGCTGGCTAAGCATCCGGACTGTCATGATTATACTGAAAACGTAACGGTAAACGGAAACCTGCAGCTCGCCATAACGCTTGAACACCATATCGGAGAAATTGAAACGGTGACCGTACATGGCAGCCATAAAAATAATGGCAGCATGGTGGTAAAGACGCTCGATAAAACGGACATATCCAGGAATATTACGGAAAACCTCGGTAATATGCTCACGAATATTTCCGGAGTTAACGCGCTGAAAACCGGTAATAATATTTCAAAGCCGATCATCCATGGCCTGTATGGCAGCCGGGTATCCATCATTAATGACGGAGTAAGGCTGGCAGAGCAGGAATGGGGAGTAGAGCACGCTCCGAATGTAGATGTAAACAACTTTGAGCATATTGATGTGATCAAAGGCGCATCTGCGCTTAAATACGGCAGCGGCGCCGTGGGAGGAGTGGTTGTGCTGCAGCCTCAGATCCTGCCGCGTAAAGATACCCTCATAGGTGCAGTATCCTTATCGGGCATCAGCAACGGACGCGGTGCAGGCCTTAACGTAAAACTGGCCAAAACCTGGAAAGACGGCTGGGCCGTGAAAACCAACGGAAGCTTTAAAAAGCTGGGCGATCTTCAGACAGCCGATTACGGCCTGATGAATACCGGCGTCCAGAACTATGGATTTAATTTCGGGGTACAGAAGATGAATTTTGACAAAGGATTTTCTTTTGATTACTACCTCACAGACAATTCCATCGGGATTTTAAGAAGCTCACATGTAGGATCTGCAGAAGACCTGTATGAAGCCCTGTCTTCCAAACTGCCTATTTACAGAAGGGATTTCTCTTATGATATCGATAATCCCAGACAGGAAATCGAACATCATATTGCTAAGATTTCTGCGTACCAGAGGTTCGGGGATTTCGGAAAGCTGACCGCTACCTACAGTTTCCAGTATAACCACAGGAAAGAATATGACATCCGCCGTACGGAAGCATTAAGCAAAAAACCGGGCCTGGATCTGGAACTGATTACCAATGACCTGAACATCAACCACCTTATAGAAAGAGAAAAATGGAGCCTTGAAACAGGAATTGATGCAGGATATCAGAATAATTATTCCAATCCTCAGACAGAGGCAAGACGTTTAATTCCTAATTACGACCGGTATTATGCAGGCATCTACTCTGTGTATAAATACAAAGTATTGCCTAAGCTTGAGGTTGAATTGGGCGGACGATATGATTTCGACCGTTATGATGTGACCAAATGGTATGACCTGTCAGACTGGAATAAGCTGTATGCAAATGATTACAAGGATTTTGTAGTGCGGATCAACCAGAACAGGATCCTGACCAGACCGCAGCTGAATTACAACAATATTTCAGCAAATGCGGGTATTGTTTACCGCCCTGCGGACAACTTCAGCCTTAAATTCAATTACGCCAGAGTGGCAAGGTCCCCGAATATTGCAGAGCTTTTTGCAGACGGGCTTCACCATTCTGCAGCCATCATAGAAAAAGGGGATATGCGGATGAAAAATGAGGTGGGAGATCAGTTCAACCTGATTGCCGATGCAAGGATCAATCTGCTACAGGGACTTAATATCTCCGTAAACCCTTATTTCTTTCATACTAAAAACTTCATCAACCAGATTCCTACGGGGTACCAGAATACCCAGTGGGGAGGGGATTTTGTCGTTTATTCATACCAACAGATCGACGCCAAGATGTATGGGATTGATGTGGATGCACAGCTGAAGATTTCAGATCATTTTACCTATAAGGGAAATGCTTCATATGTATACGGCCAGGACCTCACACATCAGGTTCCTCTTATCCTTATGATGCCTCCGAACATTAACAATACCCTGGAGTATCATAATGAAAAATGGAAGAACTTTTATGTCAATGTAAGCAATAATACGCTCCTCAGACAAACGCGGTTTCCGGTTTACAACATCCTCATTACAAGGTATGATTCAGAGGGGAATTCATTCAAGCAGAGTGTGGATATTTCCACTCCTCCGGATGGGTATTCACTCTGGAACCTTCAGGCAGGGGTCAATCTGTCTAAAAACTTCGGGATTGATTTTTCAATCCGAAACGTCTTTAATAAAACCTACAGGGATTATCTCAACAGGTTACGATTCTTCTCCGACGAAATGGGGAGAAATTTTATTTTAACACTCAAATATCAATTTTAA
- a CDS encoding ABC-F family ATP-binding cassette domain-containing protein encodes MLSVQGLGLHHSGNYLFQNVNFTIKKDDKIGLVGKNGAGKSTLLKMLSGEITFYEGNVVPEGNITIGFLKQDLDFVKGRTVWNETMQAFEQINAWKEELEEVNHQMTVRTDYESDSYTDLINKMTELNDLLMHHDAYNLEGDVEKVLFGLGFKADDFQKITDEFSGGWRMRIELAKLLLQKNDLMLLDEPTNHLDMESIIWLENFLKDYPGAIVLVSHDKQFMTAVCNRTFDVNNRKVDDYKANYSKYLIMREDRREKLIQAKKNQDAEIKQMEDNINKFRASATKASFAQSLIKKLDKIERIEVDNEDVSKFNIRFVQSVVPGKVIFEAENLGKAYGEKQIFDDVDFIVQRGDRIALLGQNGQGKTTLAKILAGDIKDYSGSWNLGHNVNIGYFAQNQEEVLTPNKTVQEEAEDAATEETRPRVRDLLGSFLFQGEAVNKKTKVLSGGERNRLALCKLLLRPFNTLIMDEPTNHLDIQSKEIIKLALQKFEGTLIVISHDREFLQGLCDKIYEFRDGKMKEFLGDINEYLEFRQKESIREISAEKAKLHNEAPKTEVKKTEVKAEAAAVQPSAAVSKEQKNIQNKIKKVEEKIAELETKVEEFETSFTRENPSEETLEKYNKVKEELELALQEWEYLGSQLD; translated from the coding sequence ATGCTTTCGGTTCAAGGTTTAGGATTACATCATTCGGGAAATTATCTGTTTCAAAATGTGAATTTCACCATCAAAAAAGATGATAAAATAGGATTGGTCGGTAAAAACGGGGCCGGAAAATCCACATTGCTGAAAATGCTCTCCGGAGAAATTACTTTCTATGAGGGAAATGTGGTTCCCGAAGGAAATATTACCATCGGATTCCTGAAACAGGATCTGGATTTTGTAAAAGGCCGAACCGTATGGAATGAAACCATGCAGGCTTTTGAGCAGATTAATGCCTGGAAAGAAGAGCTGGAGGAAGTCAACCATCAGATGACGGTAAGAACTGATTACGAAAGTGATTCCTACACGGACCTGATTAATAAAATGACTGAACTTAACGACCTTCTGATGCATCATGATGCCTATAATCTGGAAGGTGATGTAGAAAAAGTACTCTTCGGGTTAGGTTTTAAGGCCGATGATTTCCAGAAAATAACCGACGAATTTTCAGGAGGCTGGAGAATGAGGATTGAACTGGCCAAGCTGCTGCTTCAGAAAAATGACCTGATGCTTCTCGATGAGCCTACCAACCACCTGGATATGGAGTCCATCATCTGGCTGGAGAACTTCCTGAAAGATTATCCCGGAGCCATTGTTCTGGTAAGCCACGATAAGCAGTTCATGACGGCCGTATGCAACCGTACTTTTGATGTGAACAACAGAAAAGTCGATGATTATAAGGCTAACTATTCCAAATACCTCATCATGCGTGAAGACCGCCGTGAAAAACTGATTCAGGCCAAAAAGAATCAGGATGCGGAAATCAAGCAGATGGAAGACAATATTAACAAGTTCCGTGCAAGCGCAACAAAAGCTTCTTTTGCTCAGTCACTAATCAAGAAGCTGGATAAAATCGAACGTATTGAAGTGGATAACGAAGACGTTTCCAAATTCAACATCCGTTTCGTACAGTCCGTAGTGCCGGGTAAAGTGATCTTCGAGGCTGAAAACTTAGGAAAAGCCTATGGCGAAAAGCAGATTTTTGATGATGTGGATTTTATCGTCCAGAGAGGCGACAGGATTGCGCTGCTTGGGCAGAACGGACAGGGAAAAACGACGCTGGCCAAAATCCTGGCCGGAGATATCAAAGATTATTCAGGTTCATGGAACCTTGGGCATAATGTAAATATCGGGTACTTTGCCCAGAACCAGGAAGAAGTTTTAACACCGAACAAAACCGTCCAGGAAGAGGCGGAAGATGCCGCAACGGAAGAAACGAGGCCCAGAGTCCGTGATTTGTTAGGGTCTTTCCTGTTCCAGGGCGAAGCGGTCAATAAAAAGACAAAAGTACTTTCCGGAGGAGAAAGGAACCGTCTGGCACTCTGTAAGCTGCTGCTGCGTCCGTTCAACACCCTGATCATGGACGAACCTACCAACCACCTGGATATCCAGTCCAAAGAAATCATCAAGCTGGCTTTACAGAAGTTTGAAGGTACCCTGATTGTCATTTCGCACGACAGGGAGTTTCTTCAGGGGCTTTGTGACAAGATTTACGAATTCCGTGACGGAAAGATGAAGGAATTCTTAGGAGATATCAATGAATACCTTGAATTCAGGCAGAAAGAATCCATCCGGGAAATCTCGGCAGAAAAAGCGAAGCTGCACAATGAAGCTCCGAAAACGGAGGTGAAAAAAACGGAAGTCAAAGCTGAAGCGGCTGCCGTCCAGCCATCAGCTGCCGTAAGCAAAGAGCAGAAAAATATTCAGAATAAAATTAAAAAAGTAGAAGAGAAAATTGCTGAACTTGAAACAAAAGTAGAGGAATTCGAAACTTCTTTCACCAGAGAAAACCCTTCTGAAGAGACCCTGGAAAAATATAACAAGGTAAAAGAAGAGCTGGAACTGGCTTTACAGGAGTGGGAATATCTGGGTTCACAGCTGGACTAA
- a CDS encoding T6SS phospholipase effector Tle1-like catalytic domain-containing protein produces the protein MKNNIVSLGIFFDGTGNNGINAGSPVKPAKNNESYYGCPTNIYKLFSLFQDNEKIYIEGIGTVTGAEDSDFAMAICKNPKGFHGYSSDDKLAAASAFVHEKLREPAEEYHFYVYGFSRGAMLARTFCNELMLSAGHYCGKTVRIRFLGVFDTVESAPFNTYDVTVHEAVEAGLHICAVNECRYFFPLTGLFEESKDKMDSEFRTEQGFLREVFVPGVHADIGGGYLEASQSVYISGEHITNNDVVYYVENIRNTAKDASGHKIWKYPLTNYEIDEGLFSSQAYIIRDTVYNDLSKIYGLLMLEESNGITPVFNTDFKDSDFAVDYNKHPYLSELSDGLRRYMKLFPSGTKPVYDYQKLAGYLHISANFGLYKNFSAENTEVDAELINNGLNMPSNAKGYHVDSVDSVVQSDVMLPEDSIIDYAFGTNIPNNSDWNRTILIKENFYNKC, from the coding sequence ATGAAAAACAACATAGTCTCTCTCGGTATTTTTTTCGACGGAACAGGAAACAACGGAATCAATGCTGGTTCCCCGGTAAAGCCGGCAAAAAATAACGAAAGCTATTATGGCTGCCCTACGAATATTTACAAGCTTTTCAGTTTGTTCCAGGACAATGAAAAGATATATATTGAAGGGATAGGGACCGTAACCGGTGCCGAGGACAGTGATTTTGCGATGGCCATCTGTAAAAATCCAAAAGGATTTCACGGGTATTCATCCGATGATAAGCTGGCGGCAGCCTCTGCTTTTGTGCATGAAAAACTCCGGGAACCTGCTGAAGAATATCATTTTTATGTGTACGGGTTCAGCCGTGGCGCCATGCTGGCCAGGACTTTCTGTAACGAACTGATGCTATCTGCCGGGCACTATTGCGGAAAAACCGTCAGGATCAGATTTTTAGGCGTTTTTGATACGGTGGAATCAGCTCCTTTCAATACGTATGATGTCACAGTACACGAAGCTGTTGAGGCCGGACTGCACATCTGTGCCGTGAATGAATGCCGGTACTTTTTCCCGCTTACAGGCCTCTTTGAAGAGTCAAAAGATAAAATGGATTCTGAATTCCGTACCGAACAGGGCTTTCTCAGGGAAGTTTTTGTTCCCGGCGTACATGCTGATATAGGCGGCGGATATCTTGAGGCTTCACAGTCTGTATATATTTCCGGGGAACATATTACCAACAATGATGTGGTATATTACGTGGAAAATATAAGAAATACGGCTAAGGATGCCTCAGGGCATAAGATCTGGAAATATCCCCTGACGAATTATGAAATTGATGAAGGGCTGTTTTCTTCACAGGCCTATATCATCAGAGATACGGTCTATAATGACCTTTCAAAAATATACGGCTTGCTGATGCTGGAAGAATCCAATGGGATCACTCCGGTTTTTAATACCGATTTTAAAGATTCAGATTTTGCTGTTGATTATAACAAACATCCTTATCTGTCAGAACTGTCAGACGGGTTACGTAGGTACATGAAGTTGTTCCCTTCCGGTACCAAACCGGTATATGATTATCAGAAACTCGCCGGTTACCTTCATATTTCTGCCAATTTCGGCCTGTACAAAAATTTTTCAGCAGAAAATACAGAAGTAGATGCGGAACTCATCAACAACGGGCTCAATATGCCGAGCAATGCCAAAGGTTACCATGTGGATTCGGTAGATTCGGTGGTACAGTCGGACGTTATGCTCCCGGAAGATTCCATTATAGATTACGCTTTTGGTACCAATATTCCTAACAACAGTGATTGGAACCGTACGATATTGATAAAGGAAAATTTTTATAACAAATGTTAG
- a CDS encoding response regulator, translated as MNPPIKIALIDDEQLILEGVKMLLSTEQNISVCLTSNSGPDFIERLTGLEAGEFPDIALVDVQMQPMNGFELVAILKEKYPDLKIIILSSHYKTSILGYMVKLGVSAFLPKNSDRKTFIEAITMVHRNGVFFTPGDHQMLLSYMNSTTKKKSLFEMDDELSEREKDVVKLICQEFTNHEIADKLFISPRTVESHRQRIVDKIGAKNTVGIVIYAIINNIHPLERI; from the coding sequence ATGAATCCTCCTATCAAGATAGCCCTGATTGATGACGAACAACTCATCCTTGAAGGCGTAAAAATGCTGCTGTCTACGGAACAAAATATCTCAGTGTGCCTCACATCCAACAGCGGGCCCGATTTTATTGAACGCCTTACAGGCCTTGAAGCCGGTGAATTTCCCGACATTGCTCTGGTAGACGTCCAGATGCAGCCAATGAACGGGTTTGAACTGGTCGCCATACTCAAAGAAAAATACCCTGACCTGAAGATTATCATCCTTTCTTCACACTATAAAACCTCCATTCTGGGTTATATGGTTAAATTAGGCGTATCCGCATTCCTGCCCAAAAATTCGGATAGGAAAACCTTTATAGAAGCGATTACCATGGTCCATAGGAATGGCGTGTTCTTTACACCCGGAGACCATCAGATGCTACTTTCCTACATGAACAGCACTACTAAAAAGAAAAGCCTTTTTGAAATGGATGATGAGCTTTCCGAACGTGAAAAAGATGTGGTTAAACTCATCTGTCAGGAATTTACTAATCACGAGATTGCCGACAAGCTGTTTATCAGTCCGCGGACCGTGGAAAGCCACCGCCAGCGCATTGTGGATAAGATAGGGGCTAAAAATACCGTAGGGATTGTCATCTATGCCATCATCAACAACATCCACCCGTTAGAAAGAATTTAG
- a CDS encoding sensor histidine kinase produces the protein MAYRAFITRIIEEKNAQYEAEVHHQKSLVLENIRAQEEERKRIAVMIHDDIGNRLNILSLWLNNLDTKGDELIRKNIAAQMSSLIDAARTISHSLYPVNLESVGLVLYIEELMANLSHRINISLNVSPKYKKKNIFIEVQLYRIIQEFTTNVLKHSEATRVWIYIKDNPDNLSVVISDNGQSFEYEAVKKGMGIKNIESRIKSMNAAHKWKNILNKGSRLIIKIPYPNESSYQDSPD, from the coding sequence ATGGCATACCGTGCTTTCATTACCAGGATTATCGAAGAAAAAAATGCCCAGTATGAAGCCGAAGTACACCATCAGAAAAGCCTGGTGCTGGAAAATATCAGGGCTCAGGAAGAAGAGCGCAAACGGATCGCGGTCATGATTCATGATGACATCGGGAACCGGCTTAATATTCTTTCCCTGTGGCTTAATAACCTGGATACCAAAGGAGACGAGCTCATCAGGAAAAATATAGCCGCACAGATGTCTTCCCTGATCGATGCGGCCAGGACAATTTCCCATTCATTATATCCGGTAAACCTGGAATCTGTTGGCCTGGTTCTGTACATCGAGGAACTGATGGCCAATTTATCCCACAGGATTAATATTTCACTGAATGTAAGTCCTAAATACAAAAAAAAGAATATCTTTATAGAAGTACAATTGTACAGGATTATCCAGGAATTCACCACCAATGTCCTGAAGCATTCCGAAGCGACAAGAGTCTGGATCTATATTAAGGATAATCCTGATAACCTTTCTGTGGTTATTTCGGATAACGGGCAGAGTTTTGAATACGAAGCCGTAAAAAAGGGCATGGGCATTAAAAATATCGAATCCCGTATTAAGTCCATGAACGCAGCACACAAATGGAAAAATATTTTGAATAAAGGAAGCCGTTTAATCATTAAAATTCCATACCCTAATGAATCCTCCTATCAAGATAGCCCTGATTGA
- a CDS encoding DUF5715 family protein — MKKVLLAVLLSGFGSLSLAQVSKKKLPCYDIKQMMRVEVTPLYQPHLDAARSFGIRLLEDAPMVQKYIASGKLKKIQKNGKGYKIQKLDYSRPYMVGKAKSTLEKMGARFSRETGGHTFTVSSLTRTLEDQCRLRRVNANAAIGISSHNYGNSFDISYIRFNDVLKYNPKMEIALEKVLQYYLKKGMILYIKERQQSCYHITIRNY; from the coding sequence ATGAAAAAAGTCCTGCTTGCTGTCTTATTATCGGGTTTCGGTAGCCTTTCTCTTGCTCAGGTTTCTAAAAAAAAGCTTCCGTGCTACGATATAAAACAAATGATGAGGGTGGAAGTGACCCCGCTGTATCAGCCGCATCTGGATGCTGCCAGAAGTTTCGGGATCAGGTTGCTGGAAGATGCTCCGATGGTTCAGAAATACATTGCCAGCGGAAAGCTGAAAAAGATCCAGAAAAACGGCAAAGGATATAAGATCCAGAAACTGGATTACAGCAGGCCATACATGGTAGGAAAGGCTAAAAGCACGCTCGAAAAGATGGGAGCAAGATTCAGCAGGGAAACTGGCGGCCATACCTTTACGGTTTCCTCCCTTACGCGGACGCTGGAAGACCAGTGCCGCCTGAGGCGTGTCAATGCCAATGCGGCTATCGGTATCAGTTCCCACAATTATGGAAACTCGTTCGATATTTCATACATACGTTTTAATGATGTGCTGAAATACAATCCTAAAATGGAAATTGCCCTTGAAAAGGTCCTGCAATACTACCTTAAAAAAGGTATGATCCTGTACATCAAGGAAAGGCAGCAAAGCTGTTACCATATTACAATAAGAAATTATTAA
- the aqpZ gene encoding aquaporin Z, producing MTKKLFAEFFGTFWLVFGGCGSAVFAAGISDIGIGLLGVSLAFGLSVLTMAYAVGHISGGHFNPAVSFGLLAGGRFPAKELIPYVIAQCIGAIAAAGCLYIILNGAGPVHFTRPGDFATNFYGEAVYNGKAFGMGAAFLAEFLLTAFFLIVILGSTDRWANGKFAGIAIGLALTLIHLISIPITNTSVNPARSLSQAIFVGGVAISQLWLFWLAPIAGGVTGGLIYRYLMQKDTEEPV from the coding sequence ATGACTAAAAAATTATTCGCCGAATTTTTCGGCACGTTCTGGCTTGTATTCGGAGGTTGTGGCAGCGCCGTTTTTGCTGCCGGTATTTCTGATATAGGAATCGGCCTTCTGGGTGTTTCCCTTGCTTTCGGGCTCAGTGTACTTACAATGGCTTATGCGGTCGGCCATATTTCCGGCGGGCATTTCAATCCTGCGGTTTCTTTTGGCTTACTTGCAGGCGGAAGGTTTCCGGCTAAAGAACTCATCCCTTACGTTATAGCTCAGTGCATCGGTGCCATTGCTGCCGCAGGATGCCTGTATATCATCCTCAACGGCGCAGGTCCTGTCCATTTTACCAGGCCGGGTGATTTTGCCACTAACTTTTACGGTGAAGCCGTTTATAATGGTAAAGCATTCGGGATGGGTGCTGCTTTCCTGGCTGAATTCCTTCTAACCGCTTTTTTCCTTATTGTAATTCTGGGATCTACAGACCGGTGGGCCAACGGGAAATTTGCCGGTATAGCCATCGGACTGGCATTAACGCTGATCCATCTGATTTCTATTCCGATCACAAATACATCCGTGAATCCGGCACGATCTCTTTCACAGGCTATATTTGTAGGCGGAGTGGCCATTTCCCAGCTCTGGCTGTTCTGGCTGGCTCCTATTGCCGGCGGGGTAACCGGTGGGCTTATTTACAGGTACCTGATGCAGAAGGACACAGAAGAACCTGTATAA
- a CDS encoding acyl transferase produces MLASKIFDIRTEPEFLKAALETFRYQYNHVDVYRKFVDYLKINPDEVKGLSDIPFLPIEMFKNHAVSDQQALPELYFQSSGTTRMNLSRHYIADENMYKESIEKSFSQFIGPPEDYIFLGLLPSYLERQNSSLIYMVDDLMQKSGKPENGYFLYNHAELLELLNTLAGRKVILFGVSFALLDFLDYCTDQQGEKILDPSEQLIVIETGGMKGRKEEMTKDELLSILQQGFRTDKIYSEYSMTELLSQAYSLGKNEYRCPGWMKVMIRNAEDPFAYEKEGRTGAINIIDLANIHSCAFIATQDLGKVTEDRFQVLGRIDHSDIRGCSLLVSEQ; encoded by the coding sequence ATGTTAGCGAGCAAGATATTCGATATCAGAACTGAACCGGAATTTTTAAAGGCTGCCCTGGAAACATTCCGTTATCAGTATAACCATGTTGACGTATACAGGAAATTTGTGGATTACCTGAAGATCAACCCGGATGAGGTAAAGGGACTGTCAGACATCCCGTTTCTGCCGATCGAAATGTTCAAGAACCATGCTGTTTCAGATCAGCAGGCATTGCCGGAACTGTATTTTCAGAGTTCGGGGACAACCCGGATGAATCTTTCCAGGCATTATATTGCCGATGAAAACATGTACAAGGAAAGCATTGAGAAAAGTTTCAGTCAGTTCATCGGGCCGCCTGAAGACTATATTTTCCTCGGATTGCTGCCCAGCTATCTTGAACGGCAGAACTCCTCGTTGATTTATATGGTGGATGACCTGATGCAGAAATCCGGTAAGCCGGAAAACGGGTATTTCTTATACAATCATGCAGAGCTTCTGGAACTGCTGAATACGCTCGCAGGCAGGAAGGTCATTCTTTTCGGGGTTTCCTTTGCATTGCTTGATTTCCTGGATTACTGTACCGATCAACAGGGAGAAAAGATATTAGACCCATCGGAACAGCTGATCGTTATCGAAACCGGAGGCATGAAAGGCCGGAAAGAAGAAATGACCAAGGATGAGCTGCTCAGCATATTGCAGCAGGGATTCAGAACGGATAAGATTTATTCGGAATATTCGATGACAGAACTGCTTTCCCAGGCCTATTCCTTAGGGAAAAACGAATACCGTTGCCCAGGTTGGATGAAAGTAATGATCAGGAACGCAGAAGATCCTTTTGCCTATGAAAAAGAGGGAAGGACGGGAGCCATCAACATCATCGACCTGGCCAATATCCATTCATGTGCTTTTATTGCCACGCAGGATCTGGGGAAAGTGACGGAAGACCGCTTTCAGGTGCTGGGAAGGATAGACCATTCTGATATCAGAGGGTGTAGCCTGCTGGTGAGTGAACAGTAG
- a CDS encoding UDP-2,3-diacylglucosamine diphosphatase encodes MLKTIINLEPGKKVYFASDQHFGAPDPKSSKVREEKFIRWMDGIKKDAQILFLMGDLFDFWHEWTYVIPKGYVRVLGKIAELKDSGVQIYFFVGNHDLWMKDYLEEEIGCTVFYQKQYFEISGKQFLLAHGDGLGPGDKGYKRMKKLFTNPVAQWAFKWLHPDIAMKIALYLSQKNKMISGEEDKEFLGEDKEFLVIYSKEKLKTQQIDYFIYGHRHLPMILTLEDKAKYINLGDWISYYTYGVFEQEFELKTFE; translated from the coding sequence GTGTTAAAGACCATCATCAACCTAGAACCCGGGAAAAAGGTTTATTTTGCTTCAGACCAGCATTTCGGGGCTCCGGATCCTAAATCCAGCAAAGTACGGGAAGAGAAATTTATCCGTTGGATGGACGGAATCAAGAAGGATGCCCAGATTCTTTTCCTTATGGGGGACCTGTTTGATTTCTGGCATGAATGGACCTATGTGATTCCGAAAGGGTATGTTCGGGTCCTCGGAAAAATTGCTGAACTTAAAGACAGCGGTGTGCAGATTTACTTTTTCGTAGGTAACCATGATCTGTGGATGAAGGATTACCTGGAAGAGGAGATTGGATGCACCGTATTCTACCAGAAACAGTATTTTGAAATCAGCGGGAAACAGTTCCTGCTGGCTCATGGTGATGGCCTCGGTCCCGGTGATAAAGGCTACAAGCGTATGAAAAAATTGTTTACCAATCCGGTAGCCCAGTGGGCGTTCAAATGGCTGCACCCTGATATTGCGATGAAGATTGCATTGTATCTGTCCCAGAAGAATAAAATGATCTCCGGGGAAGAGGATAAGGAATTCCTGGGTGAAGATAAAGAGTTCCTGGTCATCTATTCCAAGGAAAAGCTGAAAACACAGCAGATTGATTATTTTATCTACGGCCACCGACACCTTCCTATGATTCTTACGCTGGAAGATAAGGCAAAATACATTAACCTGGGCGACTGGATATCTTACTATACCTATGGGGTATTTGAACAGGAATTTGAGCTGAAAACATTCGAGTAA
- a CDS encoding 6-pyruvoyl trahydropterin synthase family protein: MIRITKIFTFETAHVLYNYDGKCKNMHGHSYKLFVTVKGRPVNDLEDPKNGMVVDFGDIKSIVKSEIVDVWDHAVLVNALSPHKELGDNLEEQGHKVIYCTFQPTCENMLYAIASKIRSKLPAGISLAYLKLHETENSYGEWFAEDNQ, from the coding sequence ATGATACGTATTACAAAAATTTTTACATTTGAAACCGCTCATGTACTGTATAATTACGACGGTAAATGTAAGAATATGCACGGGCATTCCTACAAACTGTTTGTAACGGTGAAGGGAAGGCCTGTTAATGATCTGGAGGATCCCAAGAATGGGATGGTGGTGGATTTCGGTGATATCAAAAGCATCGTAAAATCTGAAATAGTGGATGTGTGGGATCATGCGGTTCTTGTCAATGCGCTTTCCCCTCATAAAGAACTCGGGGACAACCTGGAAGAACAGGGGCACAAAGTGATCTACTGTACATTCCAGCCTACCTGTGAAAATATGCTGTATGCCATTGCATCCAAAATAAGGTCAAAACTTCCGGCCGGAATTTCCCTGGCCTATCTTAAACTTCACGAAACGGAAAACTCTTATGGAGAGTGGTTTGCAGAGGATAATCAGTAA